The following are encoded in a window of Eschrichtius robustus isolate mEscRob2 chromosome 1, mEscRob2.pri, whole genome shotgun sequence genomic DNA:
- the LOC137770677 gene encoding LOW QUALITY PROTEIN: uncharacterized protein (The sequence of the model RefSeq protein was modified relative to this genomic sequence to represent the inferred CDS: deleted 2 bases in 1 codon) has protein sequence MEFGLNWVFIVATLQSVQCEVQLVESGGGLVQPGGSLRLSCAASGFTFSSYPMSWVRQAPEQGLDRVSVSSSSGGSTYYADSVKGRFTISRDNSKNTLYLQMNSLRSEDTAVYYCVRYTVRGSQCEPRHKPPCRETGGGMQGALKTYNCVFQPLEQVQMRDFLGSMNLICKKMNPLWFFLFLVSASRGVLSQGQLQESGPSLVKPSQTLSLTCTVSGFSLTSNSVAWVRQAPGKGLEYVGAISSGGSAYYNPTLKSRLSITRDTSKSQVYLSLSSLTTEDTAVYYCAKDTVRGSQCEPRHKPPCTEARTTRGRSGPNKYRAGACSRCR, from the exons ATGGAGTTTGGGCTGAACTGGGTTTTCATTGTTGCTACTTTACAAA GTGTCCAGTGTGAGGTACAGCTGGTGGAGTCTGGGGGAGGCCTGGTGCAGCCAGGCgggtctctgagactctcttGTGCAGCTTCTGGGTTCACCTTCAGTAGCTATCCCATGAGCTGGGTCCGCCAGGCTCCAGAGCAGGGGCTGGACAGGGTCTCAGTTAGTAGTAGTAGTGGTGGTAGCACATACTATGCAGACTCGGTGAAGGGCCGATTCACCATCTCCAGAGACAACTCCAAGAACACGCTGTATCTGCAAATGAACAGCCTGAGATCTGAGGACACGGCCGTGTATTACTGTGTG AGATACACAGTGAGGGGAAGTCAGTGTGAGCCCAGACACAAACCTCCTTGCAGGGAGACAGGAGGGGGGATGCAGGGGGCACTCAAGACATACAACTGTGTGTTTCAGCCCCTGGAGCAGGTGCAGATG AGAGATTTTCTGGGCTCCATGAATCTCATCTGCAAGAAGATGAATCCACTGTGGTTCTTCCTCTTTCTGGTGTCAGCTTCCAGAG GTGTCCTGTCCCAGGGGCAGCTGCAGGAGTCGGGACCCAGCCTGGTGAAGCCCTCCcagaccctctccctcacctgcaCTGTCTCCGGATTCTCATTAACCAGCAATAGTGTAGCCTGGGTCCGACAGGCTCCAGGAAAGGGGCTGGAGTATGTTGGTGCAATTAGCAGTGGTGGAAGCGCATATTATAACCCAACTCTGAAGTCCCGGCTCAGCATCACCAGGGACACCTCCAAGAGCCAAGTCTATTTATCACTGAGCAGCCTGACAACTGAAGACACCGCCGTGTATTACTGTGCGAAAGACACAGTGAGGGGAAGTCAGTGTGAGCCCAGACACAAACCTCCCTGCACGGAGGCCAGAACCACAAGGGGGCGCTCAGGACCCAACAAGTACAGGGCTGGGGCCTGCAGCAGGTGCAGATAG